DNA sequence from the Dreissena polymorpha isolate Duluth1 chromosome 3, UMN_Dpol_1.0, whole genome shotgun sequence genome:
attgaaatagtcattatccctgcatgcatgaggaaactggtgcttattcagttccccatttatggttggaaagtcgtcgaaggctggagaagggaagtaactgcgcgtggacaagattatggatatgaaaaacacataacagggcttgaacggcacgtgaatcgccttgttaatacacgatttctcccgttcaagccctccttttgccaagtttctgcaccccgccagagggcattatagatagagtttatgcaataatacccgtttaaatatctttttttttcaaaactatcGGTAAGATCGAAAATATATGCTAATATTGGTAATATAATCCGATCTACAAGTGTAAGGGAACTGATCAATGTtgttttatgctttctggtggtttattgaaaaatatcagtgaattaaaactgataattcaccgtTTAAAACCGtacaattaacagtgaaaataattgataattttaattgttttaccggaaatatattttgggggaaaataccaaaataatcaattgtaagcataaaataaacataacatttgttggattcggtgatatatcgattttaatttactcgtgatcatataaaaaattatatattatgatcactcgtgaactaaaatcgatattccaccaaatccatcaAATATCTTCTATATAATTAATGACTTAACTACATTTAGTGAAAAGCAAACAAATAACGCCGCGCCGTGAAATTAGCAAGACAAAATATCTCTCATTCATGTTAAACTTTGAACTTTAGCAAATAATTGTGTTGATTTATCGTGTactatttattatttgtaacaatgcaatttatataattatttatttgcaaatgaacaCATTAATGGTTCATTTTTGAATGTTCGCTTATTAAACAAGGCCCAGATGTTGTAAACGCGAATATTTCTTTAAAGAAgctatattcaataaaataagatTTGAGAAACGTGCCATTTTAAAtaaagacagagagagagacactcatattttcagatttttttctaaatttaataCTTCTTTTCTACAAAAAAGAAGCATTATTAAACGCGTACTTGTAAACAGCTTTCAATGTTTTTCCTCAAAACTATCAAGATCGATAAAATATGCttatattgtttatgaaatataagatttacaagttTAGGGCAACTGATcaatatttaatgatttaattcaatttaataaaacgCATAGAAATCACACTGTGCCAAGGAAATATTAGCTCACTTTAATATTAgcaacaaatgtgtttgtttagcGTGTATTATTTGTTACACAACACAAATTTAATCATTGATTTGCAAATTAACAGACTATTGATTCATTTATGAACATTTGGTAACAAAATAACGCCCATATGTTTTAAACGCAAAACATAATGATTATGTCGTTAAAGAAGATAAAGTTAAGATCTGGCAAACGTGCCATTTTATAAAAAgtgaaaatacaaattaaatttttCTACCTATATATACACGACATTATCTATACGGTCGGCGTTTTATCGTCTGCCTTTTAACGAGCGCGCTATAATTTTATTGAAGTCAGTTGCAATTGCCGCAGAAACATGATTTAATTTACTTGATCTTATACCATAAAGACTCTTACATAGTGTATAAAGTAAAGTTTATCATTTCGTATTAGTGTATTCAAAGTACTCGAgttattaaatcattaaatagattttaatattagactatatttttaatgaaacgaCGGTAATGatagcaagaaatatctttttaaaaatgatGTTCTTCATATATCCTGATTTCGATATCCAGTACATGTACGCGTATATTCAAACTGCATGTGTACGTAGATTTAACTGATACTGCTTTGGATCTAATCACACGTTTATGCGTTTGTTTTCAGCgcgttttctaaatgaaaaatcaaACCAAAATGACGGTGTAACACGTCCCGTTAATTTTAATGTACtaaacaatttagcaataaatgacatcattcatgaatgtaaatccaattgacatctcgcctggacacttaatcacgtggctaaTGCCTAAGTCACAGATAGACaacgatcaccgtccgatcagcggccgacgtatttttccgctaatcgggctggcgaccggccgatgatatCACGGAAACCGgcccaatttgtagcatcgggcggcgtccggattaattttaagtctcactaaaaattttacccgacgtcgggcccgggtaggaatcgagttgagatcgaaacaagatcggacgatcaacgcacgggtattgcccgacatcggattcattgaacgtgtatcggcaaaagtaaaggtatttcccagaggcatatacatcggccggcgaccgctTGATTGCCAGAGGGCCTCCTCACGATGCCCGACagacgccggacgatgctcgtgatgatgcacgtacaatgaatccgatgtcaggcgcacgccgggcgataaccgttcgttgatcgtccgaccttttttcgatctcaactcgattccttcccgggcccgatgtcgggtaaaacaaactaTGATATAAACAATTATTCTGGACGCCGCCCggtgctacaaaatgacccgatgtgcgtgcgatcatcggccggcgccagcacgatgagcggaaaaaaacgtcggccgctgatcggacggtgatcgatgtctatttgtgactgaggttttaaactttgtcaatcatcggacggcggacggctccgacgtgtccagtcttcccgatgcctgtagatcggacacatcggccggtgACCGGATTATCTGTGAGGCATAAGCGGTTAGGAAATATCAAAGTGGCTTCTTTGCCTACAGATTACGCGATATTGCTggtgatttttatggactttttaatCCCCTATAACACTGGTTAAAGGGGATTGTGTCATGAAGGTATAATGGAAATGCAgaaattattagtttaaaaaaatattagctatctataacgggtatttcggtacgttaaaccaaagacctatagaatacgtGGGTACCATTCCATATTGTTGTTCATATACACGTGAAATAATTCACACTTAATAATGCTTATATGTCATTAAacgttctgaaataaattaatgttctttaagggggatttcggtaattctaaacATTGAAGCTTAcactcgcacttgtcaagaccacatttccgcgttggaaatggtatacattCAATTCCGCTAACTTATCTTTtgatctccaagtgtggattaaaagcgctAATTGATGTCACcatatgtctgcacatgtgtagataccgtcattaagataatatatcactcGTCAAATTCTAATAACAGGTATAATGGAAATCAAGACCTACTGAGTTTGTATTACTCTTAAAATAATGCATATTAACTTTGCTTCTATTAATAACcttaaaactgataaaaatataataaaacaacaaacacgaactattatgtgatgatcagatcgataacatttaatataattcgatcatttacgctaattattaccaaaaaaaaaaaaataacaatacaatctaTTCCAATGCCGATGTTGGTGTTGTGTGATAAGTTCTTAAATCATTAATCGtgttttaatatccattttagAAGTTCtggcttattttttaaataaaaacatgacttACATGAAGATGTTTagttaaaaaaagtaaacttttcaaCTTATATATTAATCTGTCATAACAAATCAATTaacaatcaattattttaaatgattcaaGTAGACACAGAAGTTAACAGTAATAGTAACACTTATAACTAACGCGTTTTAATTAAACGACGATCGTCCCACAATGCGCGAAAATAGGTTGccgttttaaaacaatatttgtgtggTTAGAATTATCACTGAGTAACATTTTAATGAATTCTCATGTCATTATAATGGACTGACATACTATATAAACGAACATTACGGCTCTCATagaataaaaaactacaaaacaaaaaacacgacACTTCTGCTTTCTCTCTCAATCTGCTCGCTCACTGTAAAGGTACTCTTAAAGGTGAACTGtcgattttataacgaaaaatgcatttttataaatatgtatattctaaaacgagtgGAATCATCAAaagctatggcaaaaaatattacgatactaaaaaacgatgtttttgttttccgtaaaccgcccgGGTATTTCCGCGACCTATTTTGGTTGTGACGTCACAGGCACTCAACGCGCATGACTCGGAAACACGTCCATTGTTGTTACGAATCGAAGCGTGAACACTTCGCGGTTAATGTCAAATTTGATATTCAATAGATCTATCACGTGAGCATAATACAATTCTTTTACACAAGTTTTATTGAAATCGTGTGCTTTTCTGCATTTTTTGCATGACAATCGTTATTCGATATGGTTCGGTGTGTTGCTTTCGGGTGCAAAGAACGTGAGGAAAAGGGAAAGAAGGTTTTTTTCCGTTTCCCGAAGGATGATGTTACTTGTAAGAAATGGATAAAGGCAGTCAATTCCAGGAGAGTAATCGATGGGAGACTGGTTGATTTCAAACCGAGTAAGGCATCTAGATTGTGCTTGAACCATTTTGacgacagttgttttttttatcctCCAAGTGTTATGGCTAGTGTTGGAATGGAGTTAAAGCTCAAGCTCAAAGCTGGTGCAATTCCAACGATATTTCCGGAAACAGAGGCATACAAAGCTTCAAAGAAAGCTCCACTAAATCCCAACGACCTTGGACCAGGGAAGCACAACCGAGCGAAGTATGGCGCCTATTCTAAAAGGAACCAGAAACCGGTAATTATGTTTCTAATGACTTATCtatgcttgtttattttgatattcacaGTGCTAAATAATTTTAGTCTGATTAGTCAGCATATTATTACAaatgatttcaagacatttgtattaaaaaatgcgTTGACATCTGGTTAGAAAATAATGCACAATAGTCTCCGATGcaagtttatttcaaatactggTCAGGCTAATACAAAGGAGAGGAAGCTGTTCTGTACTGTAGAAATATTGTTTGACCTATAGACTATAGTATTCTCACACattgttttgtcaaacatttgaATCCGCAAACAACTTATAAGTATTTCTTCACAGTATTAaccatgcattatatttaaataaattatattttatcaataacatAAAGGTGGTCTTATGAGCGCAGTGGTTGATATGTGTCCTTCACAGCTAGGTGACCTGAGCTCAAGGCCATTTCCTGTATATTGTTGAGTAATGTCAGAGCTGTTGATGGTCAACATACAGGATGGATTAGGTTTTTCTGGATAATGAGCCTTCCACTCAGAACACATCCGCAAAAAAATGGAAATCTTTCTGTACCAAGTAGCTGGCAAATGCTGCTTATATGATAATTCCAATATCATCCACACTTTAAAGTCTAGTCAGTTTATAAGGAATGCTGGGGCACACATGGGTTCGATCATGTACAGCCTTATGCCCAGTATGGATATGCCtaattattttaccttttaatatatatttttttaaaatttcttatattttgtatgcatgtatgaatTAATGGCTTAGtgacaaacaattaattaaaacacttCTCTCATTactcagttttatatccagtagggataaagatatacatatttcatagtaaaaacactcttttattaatatttcgcccaaacgggctttatcaaagtttacaaatacgaattcactacatagttataactgttgtatacaccaataaagtaaatgttttacaacgtcaaatatgacaggaaatgacgtcatgacgtcgtactttaccatgcgatatacaattgcgccaaaatacataatatacatgacatttcgttgtatggttcttatacttgatcagaaattcattcctcattgtaattttccaaattgaatttgataataaaaagtattacaataacatcatattgttatatcaataataataactatattaatgataacaataattactataataataatatagatatttactgtaccaacctaaaaataatattcacaaaatcaaaattcctattttgtagtcagcactattactataatatcttaacactaattcttattgactatatttatcaacatttaaacaaattgaaatgattaataattaattatttataataattttaattccaatcttttaaatgaagttaaattctaatgtattgtgttcatacatatgcacacatatatacgcattccttcacacttgtacatattcactcatatacttgcacatataattacaggtacacaaataaacacctacatgtgtacatacatacacatatacatatatatatacacacccacacatatactcatatatacacacatacatatccaccctctcacatacttacgctcgcatgcactattgttggagaattatgcattttgaaaatagttatcgttacttaaactgtctacacgaatctcgtattggcctacactatcgcctataattctgccatactaaatcggaagctgcttttgtgttaagtccatttggaacttctgtctttaacaattgaatccagttaagttcttttatcttgcggtagtaatccgaattgtctctaatattttgtaaaacacatactcccatgtcttctacactatgttgtccggagttaaaatgctcagcaacaggtttgcttctgtggtgccttgtatctgcctcatgctcctttaatcgttcttttagtgagcgtgatgtctcccccacataaactattttgccACACTGTATACAGTTTATTCCATAGATGACGTTACATGCTTCACAGGTCTGCCTTTTGCTAATGGTCACTCCACTCACCCCTCCACGGTTGTGCAACCCCCTTGTTAGCATGTCACACACTACACACTTTTTGGTGCATCTTTCTACTGGATTGACCTCCCTTGTCATAGTACGATTGGTTTTTTCATGCACTAATATATCTGCTATGTTCttgtctcgtctgtatgcaacaataggcatttcattaaaaaattccTTCATTCTATTCGACTCGTGCAGTAGAGGTAGGTGCTTTTTCACAATATCGTGTATGCGTGGTAGTTTTTTCGAGTACGTAAGTACAAGTGGAActcttttcatgtttttcttcttGTCTTCACTTGGTTTCAAAAGAGTATCCCTATCCAGCTTGTCTGCTCGATCAAATTGCCTGTCAATGATCTTTCCGCTATAGCCACGTTTACGAagatagtgttttaattttttcttatggACCTGATAATCTGTATCTTtagaacagattcttttcagTCTAATGGCTTGACTATATGGAAtggcttcttttgtttttcttggatggcttgatttgtagtttaaatacatgtgcttgTCTGAGGGTTTTGTGTATAAAGATGTTATTACTTTCCTATCTTCTATCTTCACGATAGTATCCAGAAATTCTATTTCTTTCCCACCAACTCTCATTTCTACTTGAATACTTTCATCAATCTGGTTTGCAAACATAAGGAACTCATTAAGCTTTTCCAGTCCATGTGTCCAAAATCCAAATCCATCGTCGATGTATCTTTTGTAAAAGATTGGTATGAACTCATTCTTCATTAGTTCTTCATCCCATTTACGCATATAGGCACATGCAAAATTCCTCCCCAACTTTGAGCCTATGGCAACTCCTTTTCTTTGTTTATACTCAGTTCCATTGaatgttataatattgttgtcAAGAACGGTGGTTATCATTTCTTCTATTGCTTTTGAAGGGATGGTTTTGTCTGTTCTAGTTTCAAGTGCTTCTCTACATGCCTCTAAGCCTTTTTGTTTAGGAATGGATGGATAAAGTTTGATAACATCAAAGCAGAAAAGCATTGTATTTTCTGGAATTTCATTGGGGATTTCTTGCAGTTTTGTCAGAAAATCTGTTGTATCTTTAATATAACTTGGTGTTGTTTCTACAAACTCATTCAACTCTTTCTCTGCAACTTCTGCCATGTTTTCTGTGGCCGTCCTAATGCCATTCACTATTGTCCGGTATGGATTgttatttttatggatttttggatttccttttaactttgcttcttggGGGTGTTTTGGTATTAAGTAATCTTTCAGTTCCTGGTCAATAAGGCCGTCTCTATATAATTTACTTGCTACCTTTTTAACCGCCCTGCTTGCTTCATGTTTACACTTtccgttgtttttttcataagaatCACATTCATTCATTTCCTTCTCCAGATTTTTGATATAGTCCTCGGTATTAACGACCACAACTCCTGATCCTTTGTCTGCGGGTCGAATGATTATACTTGAATCATTCAGCAAGCTTTGTAAGGCCTTTGATTCTTTGTCACTTATATTTGACTGAACTCTGTCTTTAAGTCCATATAGTATCTCTCGTTTTACCGCGTCAATATATGTATCAAGACTTTTTTCTCTCCCAGGTGTTGGTGTAAATCTACTTTTTTTCTTCATCCATGGTTTGATATTATCTTTCTCCTGATCATTTTGTTTATTATGGAAATACTCTTTAAGACGCATGCGTCTTTCCCACTCACAGAGATCGCTTTGCAGTTTTGTGATGTCATATTTGTTAGTTGTAGGTATGAATTTTAAACCTTTTGATAGaatttctttttcattaaatgttaaatCCCTGGAAGATAAGTTTATGATTGTTGAAAACTGATCCTTTGTTACCAAGTCTTTGTCTGTATCTTTGTGTGGATTGTCTTTGTTTATAACCTTCTTTTTGTCCTTAAAACATGCATGTTCCACTTCAGATGGTTTCGGAATTCGTACCATTTCATCATGCGATACTGTTTTGACATGGGGCTTTTCGGGAAGTTGTTCCATATCGAACCAGTCAAACTGAGACGTATCTTCAATTCGGTCATGTGATACTTTTTGCTTACTTTTCACTATTAATGAATCAAAATGTTCATGTTccattttcaagaaaaaatatcgctttatttttgtactttttgtaaccGGTTCGAAATTCAGAATTTGAGTTACACCGTTCGTTACGTTGTAGATCTGTACAACAGCTGAATATACCGTAGCCGCTGCATAAATTTCTGCTTCTGTAGCCCATGAAGACATTCTGCCATCTTTATGACTCTGATTTGTTATATGAATGTTGATGTCCTCATCTATATATACTGAATACAGATTGGTGTTGTTGTGCATATGGTGAACTATCTTATCTCGTATACATGCATGTTTCTCCACAGATCCATAAATGTCTAAAGCAATACATCTGTAAAAACAATTCCCATCTCCTGCTACatttttcacaatgaaatcatCTAATGAGTTATTAATGTCTCTGATGTCAAAATGAAGCATACGTGCcttttgcaatttgttttgtttCCGTTCATATAGACTCCTTTGTAAATGATTTGAGTTTTCATTATGAATATCAACATTGTTGCTTTGTAATTCTATTATCTTACTTGTAATAGCCTTTTCAGTAAGTGTAATCAACCGCAATGACGCATCCTTCTTGACTTTGGCACATTTTTCTCGAGTTTCCAGATCCATATCTATTTGTGGTTCCCATTGTAATTTAAATCCATTTGGCACTATTCCTTCCGTGAGGCACTTATTTAAGAAATCCGCATGTGATTTGTAACGTAGCAATTTACTCTGGTGCGATGTTATGTAGTTCTTCATACTCATAAATCTTTTAGGAGTGTAATGTCAATactcagttttatatccagtagggataaagatatacatatttcatagtaaaaacactcttttattaatatttcgcccaaacgggctttatcaaagtttacaaatacgaattcactacatagttataactgttgtatacaccaataaagtaaatgttttacaacgtcaaatatgacaggaaatgacgtcatgacgtcgtactttaccatgcgatatacaattgcgccaaaatacataatatacatgacatttcgttgtatggttcttatacttgatcagaaattcattcctcattgtaattttccaaattgaatttgataataaaaagtattacaataacatcatattgttatatcaataataataactatattaatgataacaataattactataataataatatagatatttactgtaccaacctaaaaataatattcacaaaatcaaaattcctattttgtagtcagcactattactataatatctcaacactaattcttattgactatatttatcaacatttaaacaaattgaaatgattaataattaattatttataataattttaattccaatcttttaaatgaagttaaattctaatgtattgtgttcatacatatgcacacatatatacgcattccttcacacttgtacatattcactcatatacttgcacatataattacaggtacacaaataaacacctacatgtgtacatacatacacatatacatatatatatacacacccacacatatactcatatatacacacatacatatccaccctctcacatacttacgctcgcatgcactattgttggagaattatgcattttgaaaatagttatcgttacttaaactgtctacacgaatctcgtattggcctacactatcgcctataattctgccatactaaatcggaagctgcttttgtgttaagtccatttggaacttctgtctttaacaattgaatccagttaagttcttttatcttgcggtagtaatccgaattgtctctaatattttgtaaaacacatactcccatgtcttctacactatgttgtccggagttaaaatgctcagcaacaggtttgcttctgtggtgccttgtatctgcctcatgctcctttaatcgttcttttagtgagcgtgatgtctcccccacataaactattttgccACACTGTATACAGTTTATTCCATAGATGACGTTACATGCTTCACAGGTCTGCCTTTTGCTAATGGTCACTCCACTCACCCCTCCACGGTTGTGCAACCCCCTTGTTAGCATGTCACACACTACACACTTTTTGGTGCATCTTTCTACTGGATTGACCTCCCTTGTCATAGTACGATTGGTTTTTTCATGCACTAATATATCTGCTATGTTCttgtctcgtctgtatgcaacaataggcatttcattaaaaacttccttcattCTATTCTACTCGTGCAGTAGAGGTAGGTGCTTTTTCACAATATCGTGTATGCGTGGTAGTTTTTTCGAGTACGTAAGTACAAGTGGAActcttttcatgtttttcttcttGTCTTCACTTGGTTTCAAAAAAGTATCCCTATCCAGCTTGTCTGCTCGATCAAATTGCCTGTCAATGATCTTTCCGCTATAGCCACGTTTACGAagatagtgttttaattttttcttatggACCTGATAATCTGTATCTTtagaacagattcttttcagTCTAATGGCTTGACTATATGGAATGGCTTCTTTTGTTTTACTTGGATGGCTTGATTTgtagtttaaatacatgtgcttgTCTGAGGGTTTTGTGTATAAAGATGTTATTACTTTCCTATCTTCTATCTTCACGATAGTATCCAGAAATTCTATTTCTTTCCCACCAACTCTCATTTCTACTTGAATACTTTCATCAATCTGGTTTGCAAACATAAGGAACTCATTAAGCTTTTCCAGTCCATGTGTCCAAAATCCAAATCCATCGTCGATGTATCTTTTGTAAAAGATTGGTATGAACTCATTCTTCATTAGTTCTTCATCCCATTTACGCATATAGGCACATGCAAAATTCCTCCCCAACTTTGAGCCTATGGCAACTCCTTTTCTTTGTTTATACTCAGTTCCATTGAATGCTATAATATTGTTGTCAAGAACGGTGGTTATCATTTCTTCTATTGCTTTTGAAGGGATGGTTTTGTCTGTTCTAGTTTCAAGTGCTTCTCTACATGCCTCTAAGCCTTTTTGTTTAGGAATGGATGGATAAAGTTTGATAACATCAAAGCAGAAAAGCATTGTATTTTCTGGAATTTCATTGGGGATTTCTTGCAGTTTTGTCAGAAAATCTGTTGTATCTTTAATATAACTTGGTGTTGTTTCTACAAACTCATTCAACTCTTTTTCTGCAACTTCTGCCATGTTTTCTGTGGCCGTCCTAATGCCATTCACTATTGTCCGGTATGGATTgttatttttatggatttttggatttccttttaactttgcttcttggGGGTGTTTTGGTATTAAGTAATCTTTCAGTTCCTGGTCAATAAGGCCGTCTCTATATAATTTATTTGCTACCTTTTTAACCGCCCTGCTTGCTTCATG
Encoded proteins:
- the LOC127873996 gene encoding uncharacterized protein LOC127873996 — its product is MSMKNYITSHQSKLLRYKSHADFLNKCLTEGIVPNGFKLQWEPQIDMDLETREKCAKVKKDASLRLITLTEKAITSKIIELQSNNVDIHNENSNHLQRSLYERKQNKLQKARMLNFDIRDINNSLDDFIVKNVAGDGNCFYRCIALDIYGSVEKHACIRDKIVHHMHNNTNLYSVYIDEDINIHITNQSHKDGRMSSWATEAEIYAAATVYSAVVQIYNVTNGVTQILNFEPVTKSTKIKRYFFLKMEHGHFDSLRVKSKQKVSHDRIEDTSQFDWFDMEQLPEKPHVKTVSHDEMVRIPKPSEVEHACFKDKKKVINKDNPHKDTDRDLVTKDQFSTIINLSSRDLTFNEKEILSKGLKFIPTTNKYDITKLQSDLCEWERRMRLKEYFHDKQNDQEKDNIKPWMKKKSRFTPTPGREKSLDTYIDAVKREILYGLKDRVQSNISDKESKALQSLLNDSSIIIRPADKGSGVVVVNTEDYIKNLEKEMNECDSYEKNNGKCKHEASRAVKKVASKLYRDGLIDQELKDYLIPKHPQEAKLKGNPKIHKNNNPYRTIVNGIRTATENMAEVAEKELNEFVETTPSYIKDTTDFLTKLQEIPNEIPENTMLFCFDVIKLYPSIPKQKGLEACREALETRTDKTIPSKAIEEMITTVLDNNIITFNGTEYKQRKGVAIGSKLGRNFACAYMRKWDEELMKNEFIPIFYKRYIDDGFGFWTHGLEKLNEFLMFANQIDESIQVEMRVGGKEIEFLDTIVKIEDRKVITSLYTKPSDKHMYLNYKSSHPRKTKEAIPYSQAIRLKRICSKDTDYQVHKKKLKHYLRKRGYSGKIIDRQFDRADKLDRDTLLKPSEDKKKNMKRVPLVLTYSKKLPRIHDIVKKHLPLLHESNRMKEFFNEMPIVAYRRDKNIADILVHEKTNRTMTREVNPVERCTKKCVVCDMLTRGLHNRGGVSGVTISKRQTCEACNVIYGINCIQCGKIVYVGETSRSLKERLKEHEADTRHHRSKPVAEHFNSGQHSVEDMGVCVLQNIRDNSDYYRKIKELNWIQLLKTEVPNGLNTKAASDLVWQNYRR